Below is a genomic region from Prosthecochloris marina.
GTTGTACAAGGTTTCATCGTAATACGTCTCTCGAAGGTTTTCTGAGATACCGTTCCGTAAATACGTTGTCACGTATTCCCGTATCGTAGACAATACCTGAAAAGATCATTTCCGTACTGCTTCCCTTCTCGTAATCCCGTGCGACGGATCTGGTCACGGTCGGATACATGTTATCGCCGGCAGGAACATTTTGCACCTCCTTGACAACGATATCCCTGTACAGGACATCGTTCTTCTTGTAATATTCCAGCTTCATGGCTATCCCGGTCTCTTTATCGATAGAGGCCAGATAATAGTCGAATTCGACTCCCCCTTTTTTAGGCGTGTTTTTTATCACATAGAACCTGTCCGTTGTTTCGACAAGCTCATGGTCGTCCTCCTCGGGACTACGCCCCGAAATATCTTCATACAGAAAGTCCGAACCGACGAAACTGGTCCTTTTGTCGCTTGCGGCGATCCTTTTGACCAGATCGAGACCGGGCATATAGAGCCAGCGATCATCGTCATGACCGATATCGGCATGCTTGTGAACCATGAATGTCATGTTTCGCACATCCGAAGGAGCAATGAAACAGGTGAAATATTTCTGATCCCCCCCGTCGGCTCCGGTATCCTTGCGCAAAATGTTCAGCACTCTTTTTCTCGTTCGCCCCTGCTTGTCGGTGATGATAAACTGTAACTTCCCTTTGCTGTCATCACCCTGGTAGAGTGACACGTAATTCGAGTGATCGACGATCTCCCTGACACTCGGTCCTTCAGCCCTAGCAGCCCCCACACCGGCGGACACCAGAGCGATGACCATGACAGCTGTCTTTGAAAAACGTTTCATTTTCATTCCTCCTTTTTAGTGCACCTCTATTAATTGTCATGAGCGACACCCTCTCCTATCCGCTTAACGATGCAATTGAACCGCGGAATAAATTAATAGCGGTGTCTTTTAAAAAATGTTTTCTCGAAAAGCCGTAACATCGCCGGCAACAAAAGCAACGTCACAATACCCGATATCGTCAGGATCCCGAACAACATGACCCCTGTGGTCTTGTACGGCACAAGCGGAGCGACCACGAGCGGGAGAAAACCGACAGCGATGACAAGGACGTTTCTGCTGATCGCCCGGGCCGGCTCCCCGTAAAGCTCAGGCAGTATCGACCTCCACGTTTTTTTTTCATCATACAACGTCCGGCTCCTGGATAGAAAGTGTATCGCGAAATCGACGGCCATGCCGAGAGACAAAGAGCTCAGCACGGCAACCGGCAGGTCGTAGTCTTTTCCTATGAGTCCGGTGATCCCGTAGATCATCAAAAGAGTGATACTCAACGGTACCATGCATAGAGCACCCCATAATGGCGAACGGAACAGAAAGCTCATGATGAGAAAAACAATGATGAAACTGCCCGCGAACGACTGTAAAAACCCTTCGACGATCCTCTCTTCCAGGACCAGATTGATGTAGTGCAGCCCTGCCCAGTTGTATTGCAAGGAAACGGGAGGTTCGTTTTCGGCAAAAAACCTGTCGACAGCCTCGACACATGCTTTTGTCCCCCTGCTGTCACCGGTCCTGAACTGCACTGCCACATTGGCGCGCTGAAAATCAGGTGTCACCATATGCCAGAGATCATGAGGCCGGTGCCCCTGCTGGTACTGCATGTAGCATTCGGCAACCCCCTGGAGGCTCTCGGGAATCACAAAATTTTCCGGTTCGCCGTCCGTCAGTTCCTGGTTCACTTTTTTAACCACATCGGCAACCGATGAGCTTTTTCCGATCAGATCACCGGACTCGAGAAACTTCTGAAGCTTTGCTACGTATTGCAGAACATCCGGTCTTTTGAAAACTCGCAGCTCCTCTTCCAGACGGTATGCCGAATCAATGAGAGCTTGCAGAAAATCGGACTCTTCATCAAGCAAGGACTCCTGAAACCTCCGATCGAACGCATCGATTATCGCGGTAAGCATGGCATTTTCCGAATCGCTGCCTGCCGCAATGCTCCTGATCTCTTGTGCAACTTCACCCGTCTCACGCTGGCCGATACCGAACCGGGCGCTCAGCTCGTCCAGGCGGGCTATCATGCGCTCTTCCATAGCACGCTTTCTTTCCTCAATCACTTCGGGGCTGACCTTACCCTCAAGGATAAGGTTCGCCATATACGTCCCCCCGAAGTGCTCATTCAGGGCGACATCGGCCTTGCGGATAGGATGACTCCCGACAAACCGTTTTGCGTAATTATCATTGACTTGGATTTGCCCTATTCCCCAGACTCCGAGCAGCACAAGCCCCGCAAACAAGACCAGAACGAATTTTGAATGCTTCCAGGAAATGAAGCCCATGCGCCTCAGTCCGCGCGTCAGCAAACTTCTCTTTTCCACTTCCCTGACCTGCAACCCGAACGATTCAAGCCTTTTATCGGGGATGAACATGATATAGGCAGGCACGAATAGGATCGTAACCAACCACGATACCAGCGCACCGATGCTCAGAAACAGTCCGAAAACCTGTGCAGGTGGTATCGGGGCGAACACCAGCGAGCAGAACCCCGCAGCCGTGGTCAATGATGTATAGAGCATCGGCGTGAAGAGTGTGCTCATAACCTTCCTGATATTTTCCTTTCGGTCCTTTCGCCTGTCGTATACGTCAAAAAATTCAGAAAGGATATGTACCGTATCGACCATCGAAACCGACATCAGGAATATCGGAAGCATAGAACTCAGGATATGAACCGGATAGCCTGCAGCTATCATAGCCCCCATGGTAACAATGATCGAGACCGTGGCGATGAGTATCGGCAGGACAATCATGTGCACCGTCCTGAAAAAGAAAAAGAGCAATGCGAAAATAACCGCCATCGACAACATCGAGCCCAGGCCCATCTGGGTGAACATCTCCACACCGATAGCACCTTCAGCAACCGGCAAACCGGTAATATGCCACTCTTCATCACCCTCCAGCCCGGCGATCTTCTCCTGTAATGCCGTATAGACCTTATAACTCAACAGCTTGTCCGTCAAAGGCAGGTAGATGCACAGCGCCTTTGCGTCCTCCGAAACCATTTGCCCTACAAGCAACGGATTCGACAATGCCTTCTCGCGTACCGACAACGCCTCTTCCCGGGTTGTCGGCGGCTCCGGCATCAGCCACTCGAAAGAGATCGTTCCCGGCCCCGCCTGACTCATATGGTCCATGAGCGACGGAGCCACCATGTCGACTTCGATCACACCTTCCATTCTGGAAGAATCGTCCGGATTCCGCCATTTCAAGGTTTTAGCGAACTCTGTCAATTCATGAATCCGCCCAAGCGTTTCCACGGTAAACACACCGTCAGGACCCTTCTCGTTGACGACACCCAAAACGACAATCTCGCTGAGTTCGAACGCTTTCTTCGTTTCATTGTGAAAAATCCTCGCAGGCTCGGTTTTCATCAGCATGTTTTCCGGATCGGTATCCATGACCACTTTCGATAAAAACGCCCCGGCAACAATCACAACCAGAACCATCAATACTGCAACGATCTTGCTTCTATTGATCGCCCAATCGATCATCGCGTTTTTCAGCTTTTCAACCATCATGTCAACAACTGTTTTATATTATTGTTAGTAAACCTAACATTATTCACAAAAAAAACTCAGAACTCCTCTCTTCTCTGCTTGACATCGGAGAGAAATAAAGAAAATCTGTTCAGATCATGCATGAAGGAATCCAGAAAATATTCAGCATCATCGCCAAAATGCTGCTCGAAAACCTCGAAGAGCTTATGATGCTTTTCTTCATGATTTGTGTGTGCAGCCCACCCTTTCTCCGTCAGGAACAAGAGCACTTCCTTGTTGTTTCCGAAACCGCTTCTCTTCTCAACCAGTCCCGCCGATGCAAGTTTTCTGATCCTCGCCGATATGGTCGGCTTGGTAACACTGAACACACCGGCAAGCTCTGTTATATTAATCCCTTCATTGTCACCGATCGCCTGGATAGTATGGATCTCTTCACGCCTCAACGTATCCTCCACACCGAAATCCTGCTTCTCGTCATGCCATCTCATATAGATCTTGGCAATGTCCATAATAACATCGTTCATTCGATGAAACCGTTTTTCTCTTTCATGATTTTCATGCATGGGACTCGACAGATAAACATTCACCCGACATGCGAGAGTTTTTTCGTGTTATCAACCATTGTTAGTAATACTAACAAAATCAAAACAAAAAAACAAAAAATAATTCCGGAACAGAACAAGCAACAAAAAGAAAACCTGTCGCAACATCATCAAACGCAAACAAAATCATTAAAGACCTGAAAACTTTTCGCAAGGAACGAAGAGTTGCCAAGTAAGCACGTCTCTATCGCGTTTCATGGTTTCTGCATAAGCGAAAAACCCTTGGCATCACAATCTGTCTTCATTTTCCAGCCCCTTGCCTTCTGCTGCTCACGCCAGAGACGGGCATAGAGTCCATCTTGTTTGACAAGCTCCTCGTGTCGCCCTCGCTCGACGATACGCCCCTTATCGAGCACGAGAATCTGATCGGCTTCGAGGATTGTCTGAAAACGATGTGCGATAACGATGACTGTTTTGCTTTTGACAAGATTATCGAAAGCCTCCTGAATATCCGCCTCGTTTTCAGGATCGAGTGATGCCGTCGCTTCGTCGAGCATGACAACCGGGGCATCCTTGAGTATAGCCCTGGCAATGGAGATCCTCTGCTTTTCACCACCAGAGAGTGAAGTTCCGCCTTCTGCGAGTACCGTCTCATAGCCGCCTGGCAGAGCATCGATGAAGTCATGACAGCATGCCTGACGGGCCGCATTTTTTACATCTTCCAATGTTGCCCCGTCTCTCCCAATGCGGATATTGTTGGCGATCGTATCGTTGAACAGATACACGTCCTGAAATACCATAGAAATATTCCGAAGCAACTGGGCAGTATTGCACCCTTTGATCGGCTGCCCGCCGAAAAGAATCTCTCCCTCTTCGACATCCCAAAAACGGGAAATCAGGTTGACCATCGTGGTTTTTCCAGATCCGGAAAGCCCGACAAGTGCAGTCATCTGCCGCTCGGGAATAACACAGTTTACACCCTGAAGAACAGGAGCGTTCAGGTAGCGGAAATGAACATCACGGAATTCGATACCTCCTGCATGCAGGGGCTTTCGTCCTGTTTCTTCCGGAAGCTCCTCAGCTGAAAAAACCTCTTCGATACGCCGGGTGGAAACCATCGCATAGCGCAGTTCCATAAGCATGATCCCCAGATTCTTGACAGGAGCGAAAAAAAAATACCCAAGGATAGCATAAGTAAGGTAATCCACAACGCCGAGTCCGCCTACAGCGATCATCCAGGCTCCAGTCAGAAGCATCAGAAGATAACCCATATCGAGAATCAGGAGAAAAACCTGAACAGGGATTCCGGTAAACACCTCCACACGAAAACTCTGCTTCTTCAGATCCAGCATCGACTGCTTCAGAGAATCGAAACGTTCACCCGTCATGTTGTATGCCTTGAGCAACTTGAGCGTACGGGCATATTCGAGCAACCGGGAAGACGTAGACGTAATCGAAGCGATATGCTTCTCCCCCAGATGCGACACTATCCGTGAAGCGACCAGGAGAAAAACCGATGCCACGGCTATGGTCCCGACAATTACCCCGAAAAGAGAAACATCGATGACGACGAGGAACGCACCAAGAAGAAACGGCACAACGATCGCGGAAACGATATCGGGAAGCTGATGAGAAAGGGTGTTTTCAGCCTTGGTGACATCATGAAGAATACGTGATGTGACATCGCCCGGGTCCTTCGCCTTGAAAAATCCCAAAGGCAACTTCCGCAGTTTCTCACCCAGCTTGAGGCGCAACGCCGTCGAGATTTTATATGACTGCACGAAACTGTTCGTTTGTCCCCACAATGAAAGCAGAAAATACGACAGAAACACAAAAACATATAAGCCATTAAAAAACCACAGGTTGCGGAAATCAATACTGGTATCCGTCAACAGCGGAACCGACAGGGAAAGAATGATCACATAGATACCGCCGGTAAACATGCCGCGGGGAAGATTACTGATAAAATTCCCGACAAAAATACTGAGGAGCGCACGAGGCTGCTCCTTGAACAAACTCCATTTTTTCACCTGCTCCGTGTTCATCCGTCACACTCCTCTCATCTCTTTTTCCGTTTCTTGAAACCGCCAGTCATGAGCTTTCCGGCGAGCGTTCCACATCCGGAAATAGACCTCGTGCTCATCACAGACAAGCTGATCGTGTGTTCCCCGCTGAACAATGCGACCTTTATCCATAACAATGATCTCGTCGGCATACATGATCGTTGACAGACGATGCGCAATGACGATAACGGTACGCCCCTGCATCAAAGAAGAAAATGCCTGCTGCATACGACTCTCGTTTTCCGCGTCAGCATATGACGTCGCCTCGTCGAGCAACACGATCGGCGGGTTTTTCAGAATAACCCTCGCCAGAGCGATACGCTGCTTTTCCCCTCCCGAGAGATGAACCTCTCCACCCTCACCGATAACCGTGTCATATCCACGGGGAAGCGCTTCGATGAAATCGTGGCATGCCGCGGCTCTTGCCACCTTCTCGAGCGCTTCTTGCGAAACATCCTGCCGACCCATGCAGATATTCTCCCTCACGGTCGCAGTAAGCATCTGAACATCCTGAAACACCATGCCAACAGCATCGTTCACACCCCGCGACCCAAGTTCGGCAAGAGACTTGCCGCCTATACGTATTTCGCCGTCCGACACATCCCACATCCGCGCAAGAAGATGCACCAGTGTAGTCTTGCCGGCACCACTCGGACCGACCAGCGCCACGAACTTCCCCTCCGGGACGTCGAAGTCAATATCTCTCAGCACAGGCGCTGCACCGGAAGAATATCGGAACGAGACATCATCCACCTCGATATCATAGCCCGATGGTCGGGCAGAAGTATCGGGTTCGGCAAGCGGTTCCTCCTGAAGCATGTCCTGAATTCTCTTTGCCCCTTCGGCAATCATCATCACTTTGGAAGCCATGGTGACAAAGCTCACCAGGCCGACCAGGCAACCTGTGCCCAGAAGCAGAAAAAGAATGATCGTGGGAATATCCACTTCCCCCTGCTGCAACAGAAAAACAGCAACCGGAAGGATGAACACGCCACCACCGAGAACGATCGAGGTGAAGCCCGCCCAGAAGGGCGTCATGATCTTCGACCACCTGGTCACCAGCATACCGTAAAGTGCCACCGAATCTCTGAGGCGATTGAACGAATCGACCGTCAGATTGAAAACCTTGATCACCGGCATTCCCTGAACGTACTCGACCGTTCGGGAATGCATCTCTTCGAGAGCCGTATGATAACGCTCCATGATTTCCGATCTTTTTCCAACGAGGCCGAAACCTCCCATGGAAACATAGACCAGACCCAACCCGAGAGGCAACGGGACGGTAGCGGCAAGAGCCAACCGCCAGTCAACCACGTAGAGAAATACCAGAGTTACCGCCGGCAGCACAAGACCGGATACGAAATCAGGCACATGATGTGCGATAAAATTTTCTATCGCCTCGACATCTTCCTGAATCACCTTGCGAACCGCTCCTGAATTTTTCCTGTTCCAGTACCCCATAGGCAGTTTGCCGAGATGTCCGGCCAGGCGGGAGCGAATATGATACAAAAGATCGAAGGCCGCGATATGGCTGAAGACGAACGCCGAGACACGCAGCACATAGTGGAGCAGTATGGCAAAGAGCGCCCATTCGACAATACCCGCAACAGGCTCTGCAACGGCTCCCTCTCCCTCTTGCAGATAGTACTGCACGATGTAGTATATCAACGCATAGGGAACGATCAAAAGGATCGAACTGAGTGCAGCGAGTACAACTGATACGATGATCTGCGTTCGTTTGCTTTCAGCAAGCTGAAAAATAACTTTCATACACTATTATCCATGAATTGTATTTCTTACCTCATACCATCATTTGCTATAAGCACCCTCACCTCAATGTGTAACTGATATGCGTGCAGTAATCGAAAACCCGAGCAGGTTATTTTAAGGATTGATAAAAAAGCCTCTCTGCGGCACATACAGAGAGGCTTTAGCAAGGAGAATCAACAATGGTAGTAACACAACCAGTGTTGATTCAAATATAACAACATTTTTATTTAGACAAAATAAAAATAAATAAAATTCTCAAAATCAATCACCAGCCTGATTTTTTCCGAACCTCCAACACCCGGTTATTATCATCTTCGCCATGTCTGGCAATCTTCAGAAATATCAACGATCATTCATCCAAGATAGCCGATAGAAAGACTTTGCTTTTTTTTAACACTGTATCTCGAGACCGACAGACAATCCCATGGACTCGGAAGCGTCATGCATTCGGCTTCCCCATCTGATTGCGACCACTTTGCCGGTGATCCTCGAAAGGCCCCAGTCCAAACATTGGCTGCATCCGACTTAAGAAAACATGAAAAGCGGTCCCGTAAGTCATGGACTGAAACCCCATACTCTGGATCGAGTTCCAGCAGAGGTTTAACTGGCAGGCGACATGGAAAACCATATCTTTCCAAACCAGACTATCGTCCTGAAATGGCTTCCCTGTAATTTCGAGCAGGACGAAAAATTGTGAAACACCAGTCAGGTAACACAAAAAGATATCACCTTCCTTGATCCGCTGAATCGTTTTCCAGCGTGTTTCTCGGAAGCCAGTTACCTTGCTACCTGCGTTGCTGAATTCGTTCCACGTTACGCCAGCAAATAAATCAAGCCAGTAGGTCACGATGATGGTCTATTTCTTTGTCGAACACCGTTTTCAGGTGCACCGTAGGCTTCACCTGGAAAACTTTGTTATGTGCGCGTTGCTCATGCCTTGCTTGTTGATCGCCAATACCTTTCGCTGATTTTACGTTGCCACTTCTTTTACAATTAGCCTCGCTCGTCGTAGGCTTGTCGTGAACGTTTGATTTCGTCATGGTGTGTTTCCGCCCAAGAAACCAACTGATATAAGGGTTTGACTAAACCTCTCCCCATTCCTGTAAGCTCGTACTCCACCCTTACTGGTACTTCGGGGTAGACGGTTCTATTTACATACCCTTCTCGCTCCAAGCCACGCAGGGTTTGCGTGAGCATACGCTGTGAGACACCTACCACCCTTGATTTAATGGAGTTAAACCTGTCGGGGCCTTCGACGAGTGCAAATAAAATCAGCACTGACCATTTGTCGCCAATCTGGGCCACCACATTACGAACGGGGCACTCGTCGTTGTTATGAAATACCCGCTTTTCAGCTTTCTGTTTGCTTATAGTCTTCGTTTTTCCTTTGTTCTTCGCCACGTAGCAGTCCTCCTACCAACTTCTATCTTTAGGTTACCAACATGTGCCTAGATGACATCTTAGTGCCCTCTTGTAATTTAGGTTACTATTAATTACCATTATATACAAATCATACTTACTCCGAACCAATGACATAGAGAGGAACGACTTATGCGGAAAATCATTGCATCAACACTTCTGATATTGGCAAGCGTAACTGCTTCTGCACAAAATGCAGACAAGCTGGTTATAGATCTACAATCATTACAGAAACCCAGTTGGACAGAGCAAGAGCTGGCAAACGCCACCTTAATTACAGACTTTGTTCAAAACCTGATGAACAACCATAATTTCGACTACATACTAGAGCGCTATAACGATAGCTCGTATGTTCAGCACAACCGCAACCTGCCCGACAAAATCACGGGGTTAGTAGGCTTTTTAAAAGAGTTTGTAGAGGACTATCCCGATTACACCTATGACGTAAAACACATCTATGTTGACGGCGATTACGTTATCTTTCACTCACATGCCACTCTAAAGAAAGATGACAGAGGTAACGACAAAAAAGGCATGAATATTATTGATATTTGGCGCCTTGAAGACGGAAGAATTGTTGAGCATTGGGACTCAATTCAAGCTCTTGGTACCCTTATGCGATTTTATTCGTTAATTAACGGCGGCAATATTCAGAATGCCAATGGAGTGTTTTAGTCACCGTCAGTCACGGTATTCATATAAAAATCCCTGAAAACCAGGGGCAATGGCTTCGTGCAGTGCGCTCCGGGACATTTTCAGACTATGCGCTGATGTGCCACTCTTTGACTCTTTGTTGTGCTGACCACATATCGAAGTATTTACCTCTTCCGGCGATCAGTTCATCATGCTTCCCGCTTTCAACTATTTCGCCGTTATCGATAACCAGGATGTTATCCGCTCCGGAGATCGTGGACAAGCGATGCGCGATAACGATCACCGTTTTATCTTTTACAAGTTTATCTATCGCATTTTGCACGGCCACTTCACTTTCAGTATCAAGGGCGGCGGTGGGCTCGTCCAGAATGACGATAGGCGCATCTTTGAGAATCGCTCTGGCAATGCTGATGCGCTGACGCTCGCCACCAGACAGGGAGCCGCCTATATCGCCAACACCTGTATCATATCCATCGGGAAGTCGTTCGATGAATTCATGGCAATGAGCCGCTCTGGCAGCATCCTTGACCTCTTCATCACTGGCTCCCGGTTTCGCCATGCGGATATTTTCAATGATGCTCTCATCAAAGAGATAGACATCCTGAAAGACCACTGCGAACATGCTCAAGAGATACTCCTGGGACATTTGGCGAATGTCGGCTCCGCCTATTTCGATCGCTCCCTTTTGCGGATCGGCATATCGCATCATCAGCTTGGTCATGGTCGTCTTCCCCGAGCCGGAAGGACCGACAAAGGCCGTCATCGATTGACCGGGAATCAGGACGCTGACCCCTTTCAACGCCTCTTCTTCCTGGCCATGGTATCTGAAATCAACAGACTTGAATTCCACGTCATAGCTGCTGATCCCGACTTGCAGTTCGTCTACATCGAGAGGGGCGACCGCCAATACCTCTTTGACCCGCTTGAACGAAGCGGACATGATATCCATGACAGCCGTGATAGCCAAAAAAATCGACAAAGGCTCCATAAGGCGCGAGACCATCACCAGTACGGCCGCTACGGCGGCAACACTCATCGTTGCATTGCCGACCCACAGGCTCCCCAGGAACCCGATCACGATAAGAGTAACAAGGATAAGCGCATCCAGCATAAGCATCAG
It encodes:
- a CDS encoding outer membrane lipoprotein-sorting protein, which codes for MKRFSKTAVMVIALVSAGVGAARAEGPSVREIVDHSNYVSLYQGDDSKGKLQFIITDKQGRTRKRVLNILRKDTGADGGDQKYFTCFIAPSDVRNMTFMVHKHADIGHDDDRWLYMPGLDLVKRIAASDKRTSFVGSDFLYEDISGRSPEEDDHELVETTDRFYVIKNTPKKGGVEFDYYLASIDKETGIAMKLEYYKKNDVLYRDIVVKEVQNVPAGDNMYPTVTRSVARDYEKGSSTEMIFSGIVYDTGIRDNVFTERYLRKPSRDVLR
- a CDS encoding efflux RND transporter permease subunit: MMVEKLKNAMIDWAINRSKIVAVLMVLVVIVAGAFLSKVVMDTDPENMLMKTEPARIFHNETKKAFELSEIVVLGVVNEKGPDGVFTVETLGRIHELTEFAKTLKWRNPDDSSRMEGVIEVDMVAPSLMDHMSQAGPGTISFEWLMPEPPTTREEALSVREKALSNPLLVGQMVSEDAKALCIYLPLTDKLLSYKVYTALQEKIAGLEGDEEWHITGLPVAEGAIGVEMFTQMGLGSMLSMAVIFALLFFFFRTVHMIVLPILIATVSIIVTMGAMIAAGYPVHILSSMLPIFLMSVSMVDTVHILSEFFDVYDRRKDRKENIRKVMSTLFTPMLYTSLTTAAGFCSLVFAPIPPAQVFGLFLSIGALVSWLVTILFVPAYIMFIPDKRLESFGLQVREVEKRSLLTRGLRRMGFISWKHSKFVLVLFAGLVLLGVWGIGQIQVNDNYAKRFVGSHPIRKADVALNEHFGGTYMANLILEGKVSPEVIEERKRAMEERMIARLDELSARFGIGQRETGEVAQEIRSIAAGSDSENAMLTAIIDAFDRRFQESLLDEESDFLQALIDSAYRLEEELRVFKRPDVLQYVAKLQKFLESGDLIGKSSSVADVVKKVNQELTDGEPENFVIPESLQGVAECYMQYQQGHRPHDLWHMVTPDFQRANVAVQFRTGDSRGTKACVEAVDRFFAENEPPVSLQYNWAGLHYINLVLEERIVEGFLQSFAGSFIIVFLIMSFLFRSPLWGALCMVPLSITLLMIYGITGLIGKDYDLPVAVLSSLSLGMAVDFAIHFLSRSRTLYDEKKTWRSILPELYGEPARAISRNVLVIAVGFLPLVVAPLVPYKTTGVMLFGILTISGIVTLLLLPAMLRLFEKTFFKRHRY
- a CDS encoding MarR family winged helix-turn-helix transcriptional regulator; its protein translation is MNDVIMDIAKIYMRWHDEKQDFGVEDTLRREEIHTIQAIGDNEGINITELAGVFSVTKPTISARIRKLASAGLVEKRSGFGNNKEVLLFLTEKGWAAHTNHEEKHHKLFEVFEQHFGDDAEYFLDSFMHDLNRFSLFLSDVKQRREEF
- a CDS encoding ABC transporter ATP-binding protein produces the protein MNTEQVKKWSLFKEQPRALLSIFVGNFISNLPRGMFTGGIYVIILSLSVPLLTDTSIDFRNLWFFNGLYVFVFLSYFLLSLWGQTNSFVQSYKISTALRLKLGEKLRKLPLGFFKAKDPGDVTSRILHDVTKAENTLSHQLPDIVSAIVVPFLLGAFLVVIDVSLFGVIVGTIAVASVFLLVASRIVSHLGEKHIASITSTSSRLLEYARTLKLLKAYNMTGERFDSLKQSMLDLKKQSFRVEVFTGIPVQVFLLILDMGYLLMLLTGAWMIAVGGLGVVDYLTYAILGYFFFAPVKNLGIMLMELRYAMVSTRRIEEVFSAEELPEETGRKPLHAGGIEFRDVHFRYLNAPVLQGVNCVIPERQMTALVGLSGSGKTTMVNLISRFWDVEEGEILFGGQPIKGCNTAQLLRNISMVFQDVYLFNDTIANNIRIGRDGATLEDVKNAARQACCHDFIDALPGGYETVLAEGGTSLSGGEKQRISIARAILKDAPVVMLDEATASLDPENEADIQEAFDNLVKSKTVIVIAHRFQTILEADQILVLDKGRIVERGRHEELVKQDGLYARLWREQQKARGWKMKTDCDAKGFSLMQKP
- a CDS encoding ABC transporter ATP-binding protein; this translates as MKVIFQLAESKRTQIIVSVVLAALSSILLIVPYALIYYIVQYYLQEGEGAVAEPVAGIVEWALFAILLHYVLRVSAFVFSHIAAFDLLYHIRSRLAGHLGKLPMGYWNRKNSGAVRKVIQEDVEAIENFIAHHVPDFVSGLVLPAVTLVFLYVVDWRLALAATVPLPLGLGLVYVSMGGFGLVGKRSEIMERYHTALEEMHSRTVEYVQGMPVIKVFNLTVDSFNRLRDSVALYGMLVTRWSKIMTPFWAGFTSIVLGGGVFILPVAVFLLQQGEVDIPTIILFLLLGTGCLVGLVSFVTMASKVMMIAEGAKRIQDMLQEEPLAEPDTSARPSGYDIEVDDVSFRYSSGAAPVLRDIDFDVPEGKFVALVGPSGAGKTTLVHLLARMWDVSDGEIRIGGKSLAELGSRGVNDAVGMVFQDVQMLTATVRENICMGRQDVSQEALEKVARAAACHDFIEALPRGYDTVIGEGGEVHLSGGEKQRIALARVILKNPPIVLLDEATSYADAENESRMQQAFSSLMQGRTVIVIAHRLSTIMYADEIIVMDKGRIVQRGTHDQLVCDEHEVYFRMWNARRKAHDWRFQETEKEMRGV
- a CDS encoding winged helix-turn-helix transcriptional regulator, with the protein product MAKNKGKTKTISKQKAEKRVFHNNDECPVRNVVAQIGDKWSVLILFALVEGPDRFNSIKSRVVGVSQRMLTQTLRGLEREGYVNRTVYPEVPVRVEYELTGMGRGLVKPLYQLVSWAETHHDEIKRSRQAYDERG
- a CDS encoding nuclear transport factor 2 family protein: MRKIIASTLLILASVTASAQNADKLVIDLQSLQKPSWTEQELANATLITDFVQNLMNNHNFDYILERYNDSSYVQHNRNLPDKITGLVGFLKEFVEDYPDYTYDVKHIYVDGDYVIFHSHATLKKDDRGNDKKGMNIIDIWRLEDGRIVEHWDSIQALGTLMRFYSLINGGNIQNANGVF
- a CDS encoding ABC transporter ATP-binding protein; protein product: MSNVSAYTTFKQTYETGKEIAGKYQHLYTRSLLFYIFSFINQGLAYLSIYPIFVALFSTPVETRTALMWLLLFVVFTGLSGISRWFAHDFDYTGTLPRVMHDLRIKLGEKLRTMPLERLGRYKTGELNSSLSSNVDESVTMLGMISGMFLDVVITPLVVVMGLFFIDWRMAVIVMVMMPLAMPLYKRKRQSGMAEKTDMGRANAALESNIIEYIQGLAVLRATNQTGTNAKRLYEGIIHVRDLQKSKVFKTNILMLMLDALILVTLIVIGFLGSLWVGNATMSVAAVAAVLVMVSRLMEPLSIFLAITAVMDIMSASFKRVKEVLAVAPLDVDELQVGISSYDVEFKSVDFRYHGQEEEALKGVSVLIPGQSMTAFVGPSGSGKTTMTKLMMRYADPQKGAIEIGGADIRQMSQEYLLSMFAVVFQDVYLFDESIIENIRMAKPGASDEEVKDAARAAHCHEFIERLPDGYDTGVGDIGGSLSGGERQRISIARAILKDAPIVILDEPTAALDTESEVAVQNAIDKLVKDKTVIVIAHRLSTISGADNILVIDNGEIVESGKHDELIAGRGKYFDMWSAQQRVKEWHISA